AAATCAGCGATATGGAGTTCGTGCAGTTTCATCCGACGGCGTTGTACCTGAAGGGCGCGCCGCATTTCCTGCTCTCGGAGGCGCTGCGCGGAGAGGGCGCGTATCTGCGGAATACAAACCTGGCGCGCTTCATGCCGAAGTATCACGAGATGCACGAGCTTGCGCCGCGCGATGTGGTTGCGCGGGCGATCGCGCACGAGCTCGAGGTATCGCACGTCAAGGATCCGGTCGTCTATCTCGACCTCACGCACCTGAACAGCGAGCGGGTGAAGAAGCGCTTCCCGCGGATTTACTCGACCTGCATGCAGTACAACATCGATATCACGGAAGAGCTGATTCCGGTTCGTCCGGCGGCTCACTACGCGATGGGCGGAGTGAAGACGGACCTGAACGGTCGAACCAACCTTCCGGGACTCTACGCTGCGGGTGAGGTCGCGTGTACTGGAGTGCACGGCGCGAACCGGTTGGCGAGCAATTCCCTGCTCGAGGGGCTCGTTTACGGCGCGCGCGCGGCGCAGGCGGTGGCAAGCGAGTGCGGTGCTGCGCTGAGCAATGGGCCGACGAAGAACGCGCAGACGATTGCTCCGGCGAGAGCGAACTCCAAACCCAGTCCTGAGGCCGAACAGGTGGTGGCGCAGATACAGCAGCTGATGTGGCAGAACGTCGGGATCGTTCGCGAGGGCAAGAAGCTGCGCGAAACGGTTCCGCTGCTAGAGGATATACGAGCGGCGCTGCCGAGCGGAAGCTGCAGACGATGCAGCGAAGTACGGAACATTGCAGATACAGCGCTGCTGATCGCGCGTTCTGCGCTGGCGCGAATGGAGAGCCGCGGAGCGCATTATCGGATGGATTATCCGTTCCACGACGACCAGAAGTTCCTCAAGCACTCCATCGTTACTGGCGACAAAATTCGGTTTGCCTGAGTGTATTGCTGTTGTCGACCAAATTCTCTTTCGTCTATAGAATCGAAGCGTGCCTTCCAACCTGATCTTCTGGGTGCTGTTCGTGGTGTTCGTGCTGGCGATGCTGGCGCTCGATCTGGGCGTCTTCAACCGCAAAGCGCACGTCGTGCACTTCAAGGAGGCGGTCGGTTGGACCGTCGTCTGGATATCGCTTGCGGGACTGTTTGCCGTGCTGCTGTCGCAATGGGGTCACCTGATGACAGGCGATCACTCGCGGCCGAACTCGCAACTCACGCTTGAATTCGTTACCGGATATCTCATCGAAGAATCGCTCAGCGTCGACAATCTCTTCGTTTTTCTGCTGATCTTCCGCTACTTCAAGGTGCCTTCGGAGCAGCAGCACCGGGTACTGTTCTGGGGGATCATCGGGGCGCTGATCATGCGAGCGATCTTCATCATCGCGGGCGTGGCTTTGATTCGCCGCTTCGAGTGGATCACGTATATCTTCGGAGCGTTCCTGATCTACGTCGGCATCCGACTGTTCTTCCAGAAGGAAGATGAGCACCAGATGGAGAAGAATCCGATGGTGCGTTTCTTCCAGAAGCACATGCGGTTGACGAAGAATTATGAGGACGGCAAATTCTGGGTGATGCGCGAGGGGTTGCGCTACTTCACGCCTCTGGCGCTGGTGCTGCTGGTGGTCGAAGCTTCGGACGTGATCTTCGCGACGGATTCAATCCCGGCGATCCTGGCGATCACGAGAGATCCGTTCGTGGTGTTTACGTCGAACGTGTTCGCGATCCTCGGTCTGCGCTCACTTTATTTTGCGCTGGCCGGCATGATGAAGACCTTTCACATGCTGCACTACGGGTTGTCCGTCATCCTCACCTTCATCGGGATCAAGATGCTGGGCGGACATTATTTCGAGATTCCGACGGTTGCGGCGCTGGGCGTGATCGTCGCGGTGCTGGCAATCTCGGTGGCCGCATCGCTGATGTTTCCGCCGAAAACAGAACGGCGAGTAACGAGTTGAACTTGAGCAACCGCCCATGGATGTTCGCCCCACCCCCTATTTTGTGTCGTCCTCTTTTCAGTTAGTTACGGAAATTTTCCCAGTAGCGAGCTGATGGGAAAGAACTTAAATCTGAAAACAGGAACTCTCCTTTTGGGTTCAAGGATTTGCGAGGAAAGAATGTGTTTTTAAGTGCGAGGTACGAGGACTCGCAATTCGAAACTCCCGGGAGCGAGTCGAAAGTCAAAATCTGAAACACAAAACCAAAAACAAATTAGAAACCCTAGCCTCTCGCCAAAGCGGGCGACAAGTCACCCCAACAAGCGCTGCTTGTTGGGGGCCCAATGGGGTAGGGCACTACGGAAGCGAGCGAAGAACGGAGATCGGGAGAACCGAAGAACGAACTCGCTTGGACAAACAAAAACGACCGCCACTAAGGACGGCCGCTGTTTCGTCTCTCTATTTTCAGAATAGCAAATTGGGTATGGCTACTGTGACATCGCGGAGAAAACTATATTGGCAATAATATACTTGACTCAGGAAGGCTGGCTTTGGTGGGGACGATGCGAAAACTCGATGTTGTTGTTGCGTGGCTACTGATCGCCCTCGGTGCCGTCCACGTATTGTTGACGGCCAAGTTCGATCCGAACCTTGGGTTAAACGCCATCTGGTTTGCGAGTGGCGGGCTACTGATCATCACGATCGGGGCGTTGAATTTACTCCGGGTCGCCTATACGAATGCTGCAAAGGGCGTCTACATCGTTTCGGCAATAGCGAATGTCGTGCTCCTTGCGCTAATGGTCTGGATGGCAATCCGGGTACCGATCCGCGGCAATCCACAGATTGTGGTTGGTTTGATTCTTGCGGGACTGCTTACTGGATTCTCTGTGCTTCGCCGCGGTAGATAGAGAGCGATAAATCCCCATACCATAACCTATCCAGATCACTTAACAAAGTGAGTCTCCATCACCGGCAGAACGCGTCGGGGAATGGACGCGTCGGACGAACCAGATCGCTGCCCTTGCTGTCCAATACCACTGGAGAAAAGACAGGAGCATCGTTGCAAGTACCGTGTATCCATGCAGGGAAGTACCGATGAACTCATGCTCCCAGACTTCTGGATGGCGATTGGCCACTGAGATTTCAATCAGTCTCGCAACCACGGTGCTTGGAAGATGAAGTAGTAAAACCGGGCTGAATAACTTCAATTCAAAATCAGGCAATGCGGCATGATGAAACACAATTACCAAGGGGTATCTTTCTTCCCACACTGGTCGGTGCTCGACAAAAGGATGGCTTGCGCGGGCGAATGCCCCCCAGACCAACAGCCAAAGAACAGCATTTGCAATCAGCACGACACGAAGCGCAACCCTCCTGTGTGAGTGTTCGGTCATACTAACTTTGGACACCACGGAATCGGAGAATATACCAACATTCTTTGGGAAGTCCTGTGCCTGTTCGCAACAAGTAATCCGGGACCTGTCCCATCCGGTGTGGTGTCATAGCAGTTATGGAATGGACGAGTGGGTTCGTCGCATACTGCTGCTTCGTTTTGTCGGTCCTCGGAATATCAGCGACCTGCAAGGCCCAGTCCACCTCGTACACAAACACGGAAGCTTACGGCGTTTACTCAGCTGTGATCCCTCGGGCGACTCGCCATGTTCTCCCTCATCTACCGAAACGATTCGCAATGGCAGACGAAACGTTCCCGTCGACGTCTCATGCGGGGTGTTTCCCGGACAAATACCAGGGGGAGTTCGGTGAGGCGTTCAGCAACTTTGAAGAGGTGAACAAGCAGCCATTGCGACTGTTACCCGAATTTCATCTACCACGCAGGTACGACTTCGTAACGAAGAAACAGTTAGATGCGATGATCAAAGTTATCCAACCACCTCCGGTACTCGATGATTCCTGGTCATCCGACACCGACCGCCGCCTCTTTCTTTGGGAGGCGTTCTCTAAGGAATTTCCCAAATCCGACGGCTATTTCGTACTCTCAGCAGTAGGCTTCAATTCCCGAAAGGACAAAGCTGTCGTAAACGTGGCACTTTATTGTGGATACTTGTGCGCGTTGACGACCGATTACCTGCTGGAAAAACGGCAAGGACGATGGACGATTCTACCGGTCGAGTCTGCGTGTACGGGAGTGTCGTGAGAATAGAGCTTGGGAAATCGCCATCAAACAAGCTGAGACTGAGCTAAGAATGAACATTGTTAGGCGAATCGCAGCCCTCAAGCGAGAAATCCATTACAGAGAAGAGGAATTGCAGCGCGTTGCACGGCTTCGCGAGAGGAAGGAGCCAACTGTTATCGCTTTCCCCGGTAAGGTGGACGAGTATTTAAGAGCCATCCGTGCGGAGATCAAGCACGGTTGAATGAAATCGCGAACTTGAACGAAGCCGATAGCTGATGGTAAGTCGTCATACCGCAATCTATCCAGAGTTACCGGAAGAGGACGGCACGGCGCAGCACCGGTTCGCTGCTGGCGTACCGCTCATTCCTCGGTGGGGGCCGGCATGAAGAATATCTCTCGCACCTCGACCTGCCCCCGAGTGGCGGCGACGCCTTTGCGTGCCCATGCAACAGCCTCGTCCATGTCAGCGCATTCCAAAATCCAAAAACCGCCGATGTGTTCCTTGGTCTCGAGGTATGGCCCGTCGGTGATGTGGACCCCGCCATCGGCCTGCGCCCGCAACGATTTCGCGGCCCCAAGGCCGCAAGCGAATTTCCTGACGCCGGCAGCAATCATCTCTTTGTTGAGTTCGTGGATCTCGCGGCCCATCGCTTCGTCCGCCTGGGACGGGTCGAAGTCGTCGGGGAGGTAACCAGCAACCAAGTATTGCGGCATTATGTTCTCCTGTCGTCTTAAGCCAGGCTAATCGCCCCGCCTTCACTATAACGTCGAACGGCTAGACCAGAATTCGACCAACTTTCCAGAAAAATCTTAGTAATGAAGTGGAGTGTCCGTAACACCTGATGACGGCAGCTCGGGTGAATAATGCGCACGGTGCGAACTAGTATCTGTGTGGAAAATGTTTGTGGTCACCCGGCCCTTTCCCAAAAAACCGGGAAAGGACCGGGCACCCACCGTGTGTGAAGGTCCGGCCACCCGGCCGCCTTTTAAACCCGTAGTGCGCCGCGGAAGCCGCGGCCAGCGTAGTAGGATTCGGCGCCGTTATGGTAGGTGAAGACGGTGTCGTAGCGGCGATCGCAGAAGAGGGCGCCGCCGAGTTTCCGGACATTGGAAGGGGTCTTGATCCAGCTTGAGGTTTTGGTGTCGAATTCTCCGAGCTTCTCCAACTCGCGATATTGTTCTTCGGTCAGAAGTTCGACGCCCATTGCGGTGGCCACATCGACGGCGTTATTTGCCGGTTTGTGCTCCTTCCTTGCGTCGAGGGCTTCGCGGTCGTAGCAAAGGCTTCGACGGTCTTTGGGAGTCTCCGGGGAGCAGTCGTAGAAAATGTATTTGCCGGTCTTCTTGTCGTGACCAACGACATCGGGTTCGCCGCCGGTACGTTCCATCTCGTGGAGTGACCACAGCTTTTCAGGGTTCGATTCGAGCCTCGACTGTACCTTGGCCCATTCAAGGCCCCTGTGGCGATTCATGTTCTTCTCGAAACGGGCTTTCAAAGTGGGGAGGAGTTCGTCGCGCTGTTTGGGGGACAAGTTTCTCTTACTAGCCTTCATGTGCTTTATACCTCTGCTGAACGGGTAGCCTGACGGCGGATTACTTTTTCAATCCGGTGGTGAAGTTGGTGACGACGGTGATCGGTTGGTTGATCTGCTGGGAGATGCGCGCCAGCAGGAAGCGCTTGCCGTCGGGGGCGACGCTAAAAAAAGGCGTTGTCAGGAATGTCCATTGGTGGCTGAGAACCTGGGGCACGCCGAATTGAAGGGCGCCGCCGGACTCTTTGACTGAAACGGCGACGAGGTTCTGGTTGCCGTCGAAGTAGAAGATCTCTTTACCGTCAGCGCTCCAATGCGGTACCTGTCCGGTATCGGGTGAAACCTGCCATTTGCCCTGTCCGCCACCATAGGCCTGCACATAGACTTCGTTCTGGCCGGATTCGGTGGAACTGTAAGCGAGCCAGCGCCCGTCAGGGGAAAGGGTGGCGTAACTTCCATGCGGGAGTACCTGGTGTGGCTTGTGGTCTCCATCGACAGAGATGGCCCATACCCCATCATCTCTTTGAGTAAACAAATTCGGTGAATAGAAGAGGGTCTTGCCGTCGGGTGACCAGGAGTCGGGAGCGAAGTTCATGGTGGCCGAGTCGGCAACCAGTAATTCTTCAGCGCCACTGCCGTCGGAGGGTCTGCGATAGATTCCACCCCCGGATACACGAAAAGAGCTGTACGCAATCCACTTTTCGTCGGGTGACCAGACAGGAATAGTGTTTCCTGTTGGGCCGAAGGTGAGCCGGGTTCGGACGCCGCGGGCGAGGTCGAGGACCCAGATGTCGTTGATGCCGGTATCAATCTGCAGCGCGACGCGATCACCGCGCGGCGAGAGGGCGGCGAATTGCAGTTTCTGGAGATTGTCAGCCGCCACTCCCACCTCTTTTCCGCTGCGCTCCATCCAGACGAGTTGAACCCCACCGGAGGTACCGCTGCCGAAGGCGAGAAGGCCGCTGTCGGTTGCGGTAACGCTGCTGCGCCAAGTGGAGGTGTCGATAAGCACCCCGGAAGAAAGAGTCTGCATTTCACCGTTCAGGACCGCATTATCGGGATCGAAGGGTTGGGCAATCAGCTGATCGTTGCGGCTGAGGAGAAGAAAGCCGGCAGCGTAGATTCCGTTGCTCTGGGTGTGGATGAGCAGACGGTTCTCGCGACCGTCGAGCGAGGCATAGAAGATGCCATCGTTCGACTGCCTGGTCGGGTCATGGTTCAAGGCGAAATAGAGGAAATGCTTGCCGTCAGGAAGAAGAAAAGGCCAGCGGTAGGAAGAGTACTTTGAAAGATCGAGAGGGATGAACTGGGTGGCAGAACCACCGTTGGCATTGACCTTGAACAGCGGTGAGATTGGCGATGGCGAAAAAACGATGACGCCGCTGGGACTCCAGGCACCACCGCGCCCGAGTTGCGCGTCGCAGAGAGTTTGGGCGGTGGTTCCATTCAGGTCGATGGTCCGGAGTTTGCCATTGGCGAAGAACCCGAGCGCATGGCTATCGGGCGACCAGAAAGGAAAGATCGCGTCGCTGGTGTCGGGCAGGATACGCGCATCTTCTGCGTTCATGCGACGCACCCACAAATTCGTCTTGCCGTTCGTGTCGATGGCAGTAAAGGCGATGTAAGCGCCGTCGGGCGAGAGCACGGGCGGGCCGGCAAGATCCGATGACAGGCGAAAACGGGTGTCAGGCGGTGGATTGATTTCGGCACGGATGCTGGCGGCGTTGACCGTGCTGCGATGAAGGAAGAATCCTGCAAGGGCCGCCAGAATGGTTGCGACCGCAATCGCAGCGAACCATGGGAGGCGGCTTCGGCTGGGTGCGGTGACCGATTCCGCGTCGGCGGGTGCGCAACGGAGCGATGCGATCCAGCGCAGCTCCATGGCGACGTCATGGATCGATTGCGTGCGCTCGGCGGGATCTTTGGCGAGACAGCCACGAACCACGAGATCGAGCATGGGCGGAGCGACCGCCTGGGTGTTAGCGATAGGCTCTGGTTCTTTTTCGAGGATGGAGGTGAAGATGCTGAGCTGCGATTTGCCTTCGAAGGCTCGGCGACCGGTAACCATCTCGTAGAGAACGCAGCCAAAGCTGAACAGGTCGCTGCGCACATCGGCTTCGGCTCCCTGCAAGACTTCAGGAGCGATGTACTGGAAAGTGCCGACGACTGAGCCTTTCTGCGTGATGGGCGACGCGGCAGAGGCAAGCGAGGCCAGGTTCATGGTTGGCGTGGTCGGCGTGAGGTGTCCGACCGCTTGCGATGCGATCGATACCTTCGGTTTCGCGAGACCGAAGTCCATCAGCTTGGCGCCGGCCTTGGTCAGCATGATGTTACCGGGCTTGAGGTCGCGGTGGATGATTCCCTGCTGGTGAGCTTTTTCGAGCGCCTCGGCAATCTCGACGCCAATCTTGAGAACCTGGTCGAGGGGAAGCGCGCCTTTCTCGAGACGCTGGGCCAGGGTGTGGCCTTCGAGGTACTCCATGACCAGGAAGTCGGTTCCGTCCTGCGAGCCGATGTCGTGAAGCGTGCAGATGTTCGGGTGCTGAAGCGCGGAGATGGCCTTGGCTTCACGCTGCATGCGTTGGCGCGATTCGGTATCAGAGGAGAGATGCGCGGGCAGGACCTTGATGGCTACGGTGCGATCGAGACGGGTGTCCTTCGCTCGATACACTTCACCCATGCCGCCGGCACCGAGCGGAGACTGGATTTCGTAAGGACCAAGTTTTGAGCCAGAAGTGATGGCCATCCGTGCGCGACATTATAGCGTGTCGGCAGGGTTGGGGAAGATGGACTTATGTGTCTCGCGGGGAACTACCCCGCCCTAACGAAGCCAGGACGGGGAACCCGGAAGAAAACACTCTAATGCTTGCCGGTGGCGACGTCGGCGCTGAGGTCGGCGACCGCTTCGGCGGCACTGGCGCCCCAATTGCGCGCGGATTGCTCCTTGTAGAGCAGGAAACCGCAGATCAGCGAGCCCACAAGCATCAGCGAGCCGAGGCCGCGCTGATTCAGGATGAACTTGCCGGTTCCGAAGAGCGCGAGGTAGATCAGCGCGCAACCTAATATCCACGACAGGAGGTTGCGGCCGATGTCGCGCGTTTGCGCGATCTGCGTCTCCAGGGCGGCGATGGGTTTCCAGCCGCGCACGTCGGGATGCACTTTGCGGTAGAAGGCGCGGAGGACGGGTTCGGGTTCGGCGCTGGTCAGGAGAGTTACGGCTATCGCGACGATTGTGGTGCAAAGCGTGGTTGTGATCGCGGTTTTCGCAAAGACAACGGCGTCGCTTCCAGTGAAGGGCGGCGCTACGGTTCCCCGCATACCGAGAAATTGCCAGATACGCAGCGAGAGGGAGACAACCATTGCGGTTGCCATTGCGGAGATTTCGCTCCAGGCATTGATGCGCCACCAGTACCAGCGCAACAGGTAGACGATTCCGGTGCCGGCTCCGAGTTCGAGGACGAATTCCCAGCCGGACTTGATGGACGTTAGCAGCGCGGCGACGACGGCGGCGGCACAAACGAGGATGACCGTCGTGAGGCGGGAAATGTGGACGTAGTGACGCTCCGACGCGTCCTTCTTGATGAAGCGCCGGTAGAAATCGGAGACGAGATAGGAGGCTCCCCAGTTGAGGTGCGTGGCGATGGTGGACATGAAGGCGGCGAGGAATCCAGCCATGGCGACGCCTCGCCAGGCATGCGGCAGATGCTCGTTCAGCACCATCATGTAACCAGCTTCGGGATTGGCTCCGGGGGCGCGCAGTTCAGGATGCAACACGATCACGGCGAGGCCGGTGAGTATCCAGGGCCAGGGGCGCACCGCGTAATGCGCGAAATTGAACCAGAGGACGGAGAGCAGGCCGTTCTTCTCATCCTTGGCGCTGAAGATACGCTGCGCGATGTAGCCGCCACCACCGGGTTCGGCGCCGGGATACCAGAAGGCCCACCACTGCACGCCGAGGAAGACGACGAAGGTGATGACCGGGAGAGTCCAGAGATTCTCAGAGGTGAAGCCATGGGAGAAGTCGGGGAAGAGCGCGAGTGGGTCGGATGCGCCGTTGGTCGCGCGCATGGAAGAAAGTCGCGAGAGCATCACGTCCATACCGCCGATGGCGTGCACCGCATAGAACGCGACGGCTATCACGATGCCCATCTTGAGGACGAACTGGAAGAGGTCGGTCCAGAGGACTCCCCAGAGGCCACCGAGCGCGACGTAGAAACCAGTGAACGGGATGAGGAATAGAACGCAAATGAGCAGGGCCTTGAAATCGCTGATCTGGAAGGTGACGCCGAGGATGGAGACCATGGCCTTGGTCACCCAGCCGAGAATGAGGCAGTTCATCAGCAGGCCGAGGTAGATGGCGCGGAATCCGCGCAGGAATGCCGCGGGTTTTCCCGCATAGCGCATTTCGGCGAACTGGACATCGGTGAGCAGGCCGGAGCGTCGCCAGAGTCGCGCGAAGAGGAACACGGTCATCATTCCGGAGAGCAGAAAACTCCACCATATCCAATTACCGGCGATTCCCTGGCGATAGACGAGGCCGGTGACGAGCAGCGGGGTGTCGGCGGCAAAGGTGGTCGCGACCATCGAGGTTCCGGCGAGCCACCAAGTGACGTTGCGGCCGGAGACGAAATAATCGTCGACGCTTTTGCCGGAGCGCGATTTGAAGTAGAGGCCTAAAAGAAGAGTGATCAGCAGGTAAGCGGCGATCGCGCCCCAATCCAGAAAGGTAAAGGTCATGGTATCCCTTTGAAAACCGACTCACCACAGAGACACAGAGGCACAGAGACTCAAAATCATAACTGCTCCAACAATCCGGGGCCGACATGGCAACTCAGTGTCTCTGTGTCTCTGCAGTGAAGGAATAGTGTTTAGAAGAATGCTGTGGGTGTCAATTCTTTCTTGAGTTCCCTGCTCTTCAGGCCCCTTGGCACCTTACTTTCACCATCTAAGTGTTTGAGAAGGGTTGCCAATTTTGAGGAGGGTTCCATGCGGTCCAAAGCGCACATCGGTTCACACCCCATTCACCCGATGATCGTGGCATTCCCGGTGGGACTGTGGGTGACGAGCTTCATCTTCGACCTGATCGGAGCGGGGTCGCACGAGCAGGCGTATTTCACGGCGAGCTATTACATGATCATCGCCGGGTGCATCGGCGCGGCATGCGCGGCAATCCCCGGGGTGATCGACCTGTTTGGCGTGATTCCAGCGAACTCCAGCGGGCGATCGCGGGGGTACATTCACGGAACGCTGAATACGCTGGCGCTGGCGGACTTCGTTTATGTGGCGGTTCGGCGAGGCTCACCGGCGGTTGCAGCGGACGGAATCGCGATCGCGTGCTCGGCGGGCGGAGTAGTCCTGATTGCGATCTCAGGATGGCTGGGCGCCACGCTGGTTTATCGCAACCAGATTGGAGTGGATCGGCGGTTCGCGAATGCGGGGCAACTGCGCGAGCGGACTGTGACGGATTTCCGGCGGCCAGTTTGCAACCAGTCGGAACTGGGCGACGGGCAGATGATGCTGATACGCAGCGGCAACGACCGGATTGCGATTGCACGATGCGCGGAAGGGCTGTTCGCGTTCGAGGATCACTGCACGCATAAAGGCGGGCCGTTGAGCGATGGCGCGCAGGTGGACTGCACGGTGCAGTGCCCATGGCACGGCTCGCAATTCGATATCAGGACGGGTCGCGTGGTGGCGGGACCAGCTGGGCGCCAGGTCACAACATATCCGATCGAGATTCGCGGCGGAGAAGTTTACGTTAAGAAGGATGTCGTGGCCGGGGAGAAACCGAAGGCCGCGTAAGACCGATTCACCACAGAGACACAGAGGCACAGAGAGTCAGAGCATAACTGCAGAAATAAACGCAAAAGCACGACCTCCAAGATTGGGGGGGAAGATCAGACCTCTCTATGACTCTGTGTCTCTGTGGTGTGTCGGTTGTTATTTCGTGTTCAGTGCGC
The Terriglobia bacterium genome window above contains:
- a CDS encoding YciI family protein, which gives rise to MPQYLVAGYLPDDFDPSQADEAMGREIHELNKEMIAAGVRKFACGLGAAKSLRAQADGGVHITDGPYLETKEHIGGFWILECADMDEAVAWARKGVAATRGQVEVREIFFMPAPTEE
- a CDS encoding sodium:solute symporter family protein, translating into MTFTFLDWGAIAAYLLITLLLGLYFKSRSGKSVDDYFVSGRNVTWWLAGTSMVATTFAADTPLLVTGLVYRQGIAGNWIWWSFLLSGMMTVFLFARLWRRSGLLTDVQFAEMRYAGKPAAFLRGFRAIYLGLLMNCLILGWVTKAMVSILGVTFQISDFKALLICVLFLIPFTGFYVALGGLWGVLWTDLFQFVLKMGIVIAVAFYAVHAIGGMDVMLSRLSSMRATNGASDPLALFPDFSHGFTSENLWTLPVITFVVFLGVQWWAFWYPGAEPGGGGYIAQRIFSAKDEKNGLLSVLWFNFAHYAVRPWPWILTGLAVIVLHPELRAPGANPEAGYMMVLNEHLPHAWRGVAMAGFLAAFMSTIATHLNWGASYLVSDFYRRFIKKDASERHYVHISRLTTVILVCAAAVVAALLTSIKSGWEFVLELGAGTGIVYLLRWYWWRINAWSEISAMATAMVVSLSLRIWQFLGMRGTVAPPFTGSDAVVFAKTAITTTLCTTIVAIAVTLLTSAEPEPVLRAFYRKVHPDVRGWKPIAALETQIAQTRDIGRNLLSWILGCALIYLALFGTGKFILNQRGLGSLMLVGSLICGFLLYKEQSARNWGASAAEAVADLSADVATGKH
- a CDS encoding TerC family protein, which encodes MPSNLIFWVLFVVFVLAMLALDLGVFNRKAHVVHFKEAVGWTVVWISLAGLFAVLLSQWGHLMTGDHSRPNSQLTLEFVTGYLIEESLSVDNLFVFLLIFRYFKVPSEQQHRVLFWGIIGALIMRAIFIIAGVALIRRFEWITYIFGAFLIYVGIRLFFQKEDEHQMEKNPMVRFFQKHMRLTKNYEDGKFWVMREGLRYFTPLALVLLVVEASDVIFATDSIPAILAITRDPFVVFTSNVFAILGLRSLYFALAGMMKTFHMLHYGLSVILTFIGIKMLGGHYFEIPTVAALGVIVAVLAISVAASLMFPPKTERRVTS
- a CDS encoding DUF2231 domain-containing protein; translated protein: MRSKAHIGSHPIHPMIVAFPVGLWVTSFIFDLIGAGSHEQAYFTASYYMIIAGCIGAACAAIPGVIDLFGVIPANSSGRSRGYIHGTLNTLALADFVYVAVRRGSPAVAADGIAIACSAGGVVLIAISGWLGATLVYRNQIGVDRRFANAGQLRERTVTDFRRPVCNQSELGDGQMMLIRSGNDRIAIARCAEGLFAFEDHCTHKGGPLSDGAQVDCTVQCPWHGSQFDIRTGRVVAGPAGRQVTTYPIEIRGGEVYVKKDVVAGEKPKAA
- a CDS encoding protein kinase — encoded protein: MAITSGSKLGPYEIQSPLGAGGMGEVYRAKDTRLDRTVAIKVLPAHLSSDTESRQRMQREAKAISALQHPNICTLHDIGSQDGTDFLVMEYLEGHTLAQRLEKGALPLDQVLKIGVEIAEALEKAHQQGIIHRDLKPGNIMLTKAGAKLMDFGLAKPKVSIASQAVGHLTPTTPTMNLASLASAASPITQKGSVVGTFQYIAPEVLQGAEADVRSDLFSFGCVLYEMVTGRRAFEGKSQLSIFTSILEKEPEPIANTQAVAPPMLDLVVRGCLAKDPAERTQSIHDVAMELRWIASLRCAPADAESVTAPSRSRLPWFAAIAVATILAALAGFFLHRSTVNAASIRAEINPPPDTRFRLSSDLAGPPVLSPDGAYIAFTAIDTNGKTNLWVRRMNAEDARILPDTSDAIFPFWSPDSHALGFFANGKLRTIDLNGTTAQTLCDAQLGRGGAWSPSGVIVFSPSPISPLFKVNANGGSATQFIPLDLSKYSSYRWPFLLPDGKHFLYFALNHDPTRQSNDGIFYASLDGRENRLLIHTQSNGIYAAGFLLLSRNDQLIAQPFDPDNAVLNGEMQTLSSGVLIDTSTWRSSVTATDSGLLAFGSGTSGGVQLVWMERSGKEVGVAADNLQKLQFAALSPRGDRVALQIDTGINDIWVLDLARGVRTRLTFGPTGNTIPVWSPDEKWIAYSSFRVSGGGIYRRPSDGSGAEELLVADSATMNFAPDSWSPDGKTLFYSPNLFTQRDDGVWAISVDGDHKPHQVLPHGSYATLSPDGRWLAYSSTESGQNEVYVQAYGGGQGKWQVSPDTGQVPHWSADGKEIFYFDGNQNLVAVSVKESGGALQFGVPQVLSHQWTFLTTPFFSVAPDGKRFLLARISQQINQPITVVTNFTTGLKK
- a CDS encoding DUF4256 domain-containing protein; this encodes MKASKRNLSPKQRDELLPTLKARFEKNMNRHRGLEWAKVQSRLESNPEKLWSLHEMERTGGEPDVVGHDKKTGKYIFYDCSPETPKDRRSLCYDREALDARKEHKPANNAVDVATAMGVELLTEEQYRELEKLGEFDTKTSSWIKTPSNVRKLGGALFCDRRYDTVFTYHNGAESYYAGRGFRGALRV
- the nadB gene encoding L-aspartate oxidase, whose product is QDTINAGDGLVNEEAARVLVEEGPPRIEELIEWGTQFDRSGTKLSFTREGAHSRNRVLHAHGDSTGREIGRALYAKAVTIPKIQFLEFEFTFKLIREHGRVCGVRVLDAENRARSIRSRGVVLATGGLGQVYSDTTNPSVATGDGVAMAYRAGAEISDMEFVQFHPTALYLKGAPHFLLSEALRGEGAYLRNTNLARFMPKYHEMHELAPRDVVARAIAHELEVSHVKDPVVYLDLTHLNSERVKKRFPRIYSTCMQYNIDITEELIPVRPAAHYAMGGVKTDLNGRTNLPGLYAAGEVACTGVHGANRLASNSLLEGLVYGARAAQAVASECGAALSNGPTKNAQTIAPARANSKPSPEAEQVVAQIQQLMWQNVGIVREGKKLRETVPLLEDIRAALPSGSCRRCSEVRNIADTALLIARSALARMESRGAHYRMDYPFHDDQKFLKHSIVTGDKIRFA